In the Lasioglossum baleicum unplaced genomic scaffold, iyLasBale1 scaffold1705, whole genome shotgun sequence genome, CGTCGAATCTTCGCGTCGGTGGTCCGGATTTTCGAGTCCCGCTGCCGGTGGACCGGTGAATGGACCGAGCGATCGTACGATCCTCGTTAGAAATACCGTTGGCCATTGAAGAAGCCAGGTTTCCAGCTACCTCCAGTGTTCTCCGACTCTTTGATCAACTCGCGAATGGACTTAAATAATCGATCGAGGAAACCGATGTTCAAAGAGTGCTTTCGAGCACTCTGATTTCGAGGAATCAACGAAATCGAGTGCAAACTCGTCTCGGACAATGTTCTTGTTTATAAATCGGTGAACAAACGCAGATAGTGATCGCGGATTTACATTGACCGTCGCGATTGAAGAGCAAGCACGTCTGTTAAATATCGTCTTCGATCACCATTATCGAGCATCCACGGCCAGACGGTATTTTCCTTCGCGACGAATCAAAGGACAAACCCAAACAGTGATCACAGAGGCACATATTTGCTCCGTGAAGCAGCCTCCTCTATCGAGGAACGTGTCCAATTACCATTATCAAAGACTCACGTCCGAACGCTGTTTTTCTTCCCGATGAATCGGCGCAGCGACCCAAACAGCCGCAGCAAGATCGTATTTGCTTCTTAAATCATCTCTATAAATTCCCGAGCCAGATCCCCCCCGACGTTTCCGATCAACGATATCGATTCAACGACTCGGCTCGACATTGCGTTCTTCGCGGTCGATCAACGGCCAGACCCAAACAGAGAGACCAGCAGATTAAACCTGCCGCTCGAACAGCCGTCCTGTTCGAAAGCTAGCTTCTCGTCAGACAGATCGATCGCTAACGTCTCCATACCGAGTCCATAGATACGCTCTTAAGATCTCTGAACGTGCTCGAAAAACGTAGCTTGTTCTCCGTCGTGTTCTCCGATCTGAGATTCCCAAAGTCGGCGATTAATCGAGAGAGATGACAGCGTGATGGTGGAGGCGCGGTGCCGGTGCTTCCTGTGAGCATGGGGTAGAAATGTACCCCGGAAGGTCAGCATGGACCCGGGGCGTCCTGGCCCTCGGAGTAGGGGCCCTGTTTCTGCTGGGATGGCGGATCGACACGGCCGGCGACGCGTTGTCTGCGTCCACGCCGATCGATTCGGACAGGAACTATTTCAGCGTGGCTGTCGCGTCGTCTCGATCGAGCAGTCGGCACGACGACCACGGGAAAAAAGAAGAACGGCCGAGCGACGGACAGGGAATCGAGAGGCAAGATCGACAGGCTTCCAGGCGGGATTATTCAGCTGGCGGCCAAGAAACGCGGACCCCGAGCGACGTCCATTGGAATGCCAAACCTGACGGGGAACATGGGGCCAGTTATTCGGAGGAAATCTCGCTTCCGTCGCGACCTCTTAGTTGGAACGCAGGTTCCGGGAACTATTTCGAAGGAAGTTCACTTCCGACAGATGCAGGAGATGAGGATCGATCGGTGACTGGTTTCCTGGAATCCAAGGATTTTAACGACGATAATCACGATACATCGAAGAATCGTTTCGTGCATGCACCACTTTCGTCTGTACGAAATTCCGAGAACGAGATAGGTGGAAGTTTCTCAACGGATAAATCCCTTCCGACTGTTCGTGACTGGAGGAACAACGAGGAAGATAGCGAGGAGGAATCGGTGAATCATTTGTTTGCATCGCGGAGTGAGAAGGAGGATAAAAGCAAGGTGGATAATCGCGTGTCGACGTATCATTCGATGGAAAATCCACTTCCGTCGTGGGGCCCGGTGGGAAATGATGCAGCAGAAACTGAAATTAATCGTGCATCGACAAGTGATTTGAGAAAAAGTTCGTTTATGTCACGGGACCTCGGGAAGAAGGATGACGAGGCTAACGGTGGATCGAAGGGTTATTCGATCGAGTCGAGATCCTTTTCGTTATTAAATACCGAGCGTAACAACGACGAATCGAAGAGTTACGCGACAGGCAGGTCGCTTCCGTCATGGGATCCCGGGGAAAAAGATAGAACGCCAGACGAACCTGATGGCGGTTCAACAGACTATTCATCGGGAAACTCTGTTCCCTTATTAACCGGCAGAAGAAACGATTACCCGGATAACGAGAATAACATCGCGTCGTTAAGATATTCAACGGGCGAATTCCTTCTGCCGATTAGTCGCGGAGAAAACGTGGAAGGTAATCACGGGCTGAAAAATCCGAAAGCTCTCGTAGAAAATGGAAACGACCGCGGACGTAGCAGCGGTACATCCGGCAGCTCGTTCTCATCGCGAACCATCCGCGAAGCGGATAACACGGCGAGTAGTAGAGGTGATCGAAAATCGGTCGATTATTGGGGAGAAAAATCGCCTCCATCATTGAATCGCGAGAAAAGCGATCGTTCGCGCGATTATAGACGTACTGGATCCCTGAAGGAAAACTCGCGGCGGCCGTCGGGCCGCGGAAAGATCGATCTCGCAGGAAATAACCGTGAATCGAGGCCGAGTTCAATTACGAAGAAAAACGAGAGTTATCGGAGGGAAAACCCGCGGCGGCGGCGGAGTCCTGAAAAGATCGAGCTTATAGAAAATAACCACGGGTCGATGAAGGGTCCAATTACAAAGAGGAGCGATCTCGCGTCGTTCGATGATCCAAATAGACGAGCGGACGATGATGAGGCGAATTATACGGTGTTTAGGAGCGAGCAGGCCGCCGGTGCCGGGGAGCAGGATGAAAGTCGGTTTTCGAAGGATGACGAAGAGACCCGCGACGCGTTGAATGGCCGGGCAGCCGGTGAAAGGAGCGACGTTAAAGAGAATTTGTCGCGCCGAGTGAATGGGCAATCGATGAATGAAGTCGGGAAGAGTTTGGGGCGAAGTCGCTACTCCGACGCGGCCGGCAGCCTCTCGCTAACCTTACGCCACGGACTCGGTGAAAACGATGACGAAACGCAGAGGCTGGCGAAAATGGAAAGTGTGTACCCGGATAGAGGTAAATCGAATCGCGAGACCTCTAAGTCCGCCATCCGACGCAGATTGCTGGCCTATAATTTATCATCGGCTTCCACGTCGGTCCCGAGGAGTCGGGCCAGCTCGGACATAAATAACGGGGATCCTCGTCACCGAAATCACCGATCAATCTCGATCAACGCCGGGATCGAGAGGAAGCCGAACGTCGGATTCCTGGACGAGATCCTCGGCGATTTCCATAATTCCGACCGGCCAGCCAACCAAGAAGGATATAAACGAGGCGAGGAATCGATCCACGGATCGGTCGATCCCCCTGCAGCCACGCGCGTTCTCGCCGGAATGCAGAGGGACCCTGTGCTTTTTTCTCCCCGGGATCACGACTCGGCTCGATCTTCCGCCAAGACGTCCCAGCCATTCAGAAGCCGTAAAGGTCGAGCCGCGGAACGGGATCGCGGGAACATCCTTGGCAGAGGAGCAACCGAGGCGAGATCTCCTCGTCGATCGCCTCAGGCTTCTGATCCTTACGTGGATTTTCGTGGGATCCACAAAACTCTCGTCCAGAGGACTTTCGATGGATACCAGCTGACGGATCGTGAAAATACCTTGGATCCTCGCGAAGACTCGTACTATCTCGACCAGGAGATAACAAAGGTGACCGATAAGCCGGACCCAACTTTCGAAGAGTCAGACGGTGACAGAGGATTTGAAGGTGAGATGTTCCATGTGAATGTGCGACGACTGAAGGATAAAGAAAGGGTTGTGAGTGACGAGAAAGTGTCGGGACGATTAAACGCTGGAAAATTCGGATCAAAGATGGGTTTAAGAAGCGAGGAACCACGTGACGTGTCTTCGAGTTTTGGAGGATCAAAGACTGTATCGTTTGGATCTTTGGATGCGATGTTAGGTTCTAAGGAGATTGAGGAACGAGAATCTTCGAAGATTGGCGAGTTCGAAGTGAAAGCGGAAGATAAGAGTCTGTCTTCGTTGTTCTTTGGAAATGCTGATTACAATCGTGAGAAGCGACTTCGTGTTCGACGGAAGAGATACACGAATTACTATTCGCCACAGTCAGTCACCCCTATGGCATACGTGCACATCCAGCCGGCGTATCCGGTACCAGCGGCCCCAGCCCCGAACCGGAAGTGCGTACAGTGCATGGTTGTTTACAAGCCGTGTGCTTCGCCACCTAGGCCACCGATCAGGCCTGCTCTTCCGACGCATAAGTACCAAGAGCTCGCGTCAAAATGGCACGGACTTAAATACGGTAAGTGGCCAGCAACGGGTCTATggggaattttcatttttatagaaACTTTTCATTCCTGTCGCTATCCGAAAGTTTTTAAccgaattaaaatatttttttattcttttcgtTCCTTAGTGTTAATATAGGTTTACTTGTTAACCCTCAGTCGCGatttaatcagattctaaagatcgatattaattaatatatgaaatttaaaattactcaACGATACGTGGGATATCGTTTTAAAAATCTTGTCGATTTTATAGAATAAAGAATTACTgtttttttctaatgaaaagatcctcgagtgcaaaggattaatataggttttaattattctatctcTTTGTCGATACGCAAATTTGCGTTTAGaattgtttaatattcattgatgtattaattgaaaatttatgcTGAAGAATATACGCGAAGGAAAAGATTAAATAACGGGAAAAGAACGGGAACTACgtggaaatattcattttatctcTTTTCCCGTTTATTCAAAGTATTGGAAGGAAAAGATTTATGGTGTTTGAGTATAGCTGGAGTACAGTTTGTAATGTCGTCTCTTAAAGAGACGATGGTGTTTGAAAGAAATACCGAGAGATATCGGTAAATGTTAAACACGTTTTGTTACACTCAAGTGTGCGAATTTGAGTTAGGCTACTTATTTAGTGAGATAAAAATTGTCATTCTCCAAATTAAGATATATTCTACTTAAATTCCTCACGAATTTATTGATTTAACTTCTTGATCTGCTAGTAATTAAATTAATCGATTTATCAAAGAATTATTAATACACAAAAAATTGACCAACccaaattactatttaaaatccGATTAAAACttatataaacaaaattactaaaattcttcttttattatttttaacctcGCCACTGACACATTTTTGAttgtttaattataatttctctAATAAACAAATATCTACAACCCTCTTCGTCACAGATATATAGCTGGTATAGCTTTCAATTTGCATATAAGTCTTGTTTTTAAAACGCGAGAGAAATTAAAAACGGACGAAGCGAAGTAGCAACCGAAATCGCGTCCTCCTCGAAAGAAGCTAACGAAAAGTGAGCAAAAACGGTTACAAGCAAAGCGTTATTAAACAATTCCGAAGCATCAGCTTCTTCACCTGCAGCGAGGACTATGCAACAACGTTAAGTCATATCAGGCAGACTAATCATCCCTCCTCGAGAACGAAACCGCAAGAAAATCCTCGTGACCGAACCGCGGAAGTCTCTGTTGTACCGCCGCAGCTAAGCGAACCTTAATTACGCTTTTTCCTACGTTCATGGGGGTCGCGAAATTCGTTGAACGTATAAAACGTCGCTAGAGCATATCCCCCGGCGTTGATTGCAATTTATCGCTGCACCGTTTATTCCTAGAAAAAGCGCGTCGACGAAACATCGTCCGGTTAATGAGCCGCGTTCGAGGATCCTCAAGTTCGCCGCGAGGGTCGAAGGTCGAATCTCTGGCCGACCTAACACGACCGACCGGGATTCGATCGACTTCCGTTTTTCTCGTCTATCGACCGAGGGTTATGGCTCCCTTCGATGGTTCACGAGGTTTTACAGAGGTTATCCAGGGTTTTCTGATTTTAGAAACTTTCGACGAGATATTGGGGTCTTCGGGGTTAAGTATATTTTGGTATCGAAAGGGATAATTCGCGAAGAATTTCGTGTAGGGTTTCTACAGGACTTTGATTCGATTTTTAGTGGGAGTTTTTATTGGAATTTTTGGTATTAAATGGAGTTAATTGCGTTGTGAAACGGAAAGGgataattcgcgaaaaatttcgtgTAGGGTTTATACAGGACATTAATTCGATTTTTGGTGGGAGtttgtattgaaatttatgGTGTTAATTGGAGTTAATCACGTTGAGAAACGGAAAAGGATAATTTGCGAAAAATAGGTCTAGAGATTTTACAGTACTTTGATTCGATTTTTGGTGGGAGtttgtattgaaatttatgGTGTTAAGTGGAGTTAATTCCGTTGTTAAACGGAAAGGGATAATTTGCGAAAAATGGGTCTAGAGTTTTTAGAGCACTTTGATTCGATTTTTGATGAGAGTTTTTATTGGAATTTTTGGTATTAAATGGAGTTAATCCCGTTGTGAAATAGAAAAGGGATAATTCGCGAAAAGTGGGGTTGTTAGagtattttaatttgatttttggggaaagtttatattgaaatttatagTGTTAATTGGAGttaattctgttataaaatAGAGAACAGATAATTCGTGAAAATAGGGAGAGAGATTTTTAAAGTACTTTGATACTTTGATAATGGAATTTATAATTTGTGAAAATAGGGAGAGAGATTTTTAGAGTACTTTGATCCGATTTTTTATAAGTTTATAATGGAATTTTTTGACTTAATTTTGTTgagaaataaaaaagggataATTTGTGAAAAATAAGCGAAAATTTTGATTCATTTTGGATCTTTTGGTTCTAATTATGAAACATAATATAAGTATAATATTTGGAAAATATTAAGTGAAGAATTTTTAGGATCATTTACTTagatttttgataaaaatttgtatcgtgATTATTAGATTTGATTCTATAGAAGAATAGAAAGAAAGTGACTTGAGAAAAGTAGTTGGAGGGATATTTTTAACCTCGATTTTCTATTAACATTATCTTATTGGTACAGAGAGATTAAATGTTATTGATTAAGATTGATAATAGGTTTATTTTAATTCTCCGTAAACCTTGCTACAAGCCTTGACATCAATTGATCCATTTACGAGGTTCAAATAAAAACTAATAAAACAACGATTTAATCGGGAAAAAATTGCTAGGACATAATCTTCTAATTTTGTCTTATCGAATCTCCATAAAACTGGGTTACAAGTTTCCactgttacattaaaaaaatataatggCCGCAGCAATTATAAATGAAAATAGGAAAATAGATATGCAAGCAGATATTGCATGATAATGATATCCCGCTATCTACATAAGTGCACCAGGCTAATAAAAGTCTTCGTAAAAAGGATACATACTTATTATAGAGAGAAAATTAATTACAAACTTGTCTCCgagaaaacataaaaattacacGCTCGTGACAAGATTTATCGATTTGTTTTTATCGCTGGCATTTCAATACTCCGAAGAAGTATGGCAACGATTATACCGTGGGGTAAAGGgaacgaagaagaagaggaaaaacGCAAGTGGAAAGAAAAGTTCCATGCAAGGTATTTGCGTAGGCACGAACCATTGAGGAACGGCGGAGAAACTAAAAATATCGGCATATCAACGTGCCGGCAGATGTACGCGTGCATTCGCACGCAGAAAAGTGCGTGATGTCTGGGCGAAAGTGTGTTCGAGTAGTGATGGGATCAAGAGAATCGCGAAACTCCATGGAACATACTAGATACTTATCtcaaaaatttcaagaataatTCTATTCAAAAACCTACtgctttaatttaattataatccgaaaattttaaacaaagaaattatattcttgaaaatttctttGATCTGGAAATCaagaaatttttctttaaaaattaaaaagattcaaattttaattttaatttaaaaataaaaaatatttaagtatataaaaaattatatttttgacaGATTTCTTTAATCTGGaaatcaaaaatttttatttataattaaaaagatacaaattttaatgttaattaaaaattagaaattttcgagtatataaaaaattatatttttgaaaatttctttgaTCTGGAAATCaagaaattttaatttagaaattaaaaagattcaaattttaattttaatttaaaaattagaaatattcaagtatataaaaaattatatttttgaaaatttctttgaTCTAGAAatcaagaaatttttatttaaaaattaaaaagatacaaattttaattttaatttagaaattagaaatattcgagtatataaaaattatatttttgaaaatttctttgaTCTAGAAAtcaagatatttttatttaaaaattaaaaagatacaaattttaattttaatttagaaattagaaatattcgagtctataaaaaattatatttttgaaaatttctttgaTCTAGAAatcaagaaatttttatttaaaaattaaaaagatacaaattttaattttaatttagaaattagaaatattcgagtatataaaaaattatatttttgaaaatttctttaatctAGAAATCAAGAAATTTTTCcttaaaaattgagaagattcaatttttaattttaattaaaaaattaagaatattcGAACCtcgattttaattttaattcgtgTATAGAAATTTGCcatttttcttatatttatttttatattatggaAAGGAAAATAGCGTTCTTTACACTTTGAGGAAGGGTAGAATTAATTTTACAACGCGTTTAAGAATTAATAAAAAGAGTGTCGAGTGatgcaaattttatattgaCTTCTTAGAATTTATGTTCTTTTAATGCATGAAAGCAGGAAGGGAAAATGAAATGTTATAGCTCTTTGGAATTTATTTAATACTTAAAAGACTCTTATGCAATGTTTGCATTGGGTAAAAATGTTAGAGTATCAAACACATTTTATTTGTATACCCATTTCAGGCTTCACGTTTGTTATGTTATCTCTTCTCAATTGGTACGGATAGTGTTTGTTAGAATATACGAAGgtcattcgataaaacgttcgtTTAATAGCATACGACCTCGTAAATACCAAAAGGATTTAATTGATTTGTAGTAACAGGTctgatataaaatatgtaaatatagtaACCGCGAGGAACTAATAGTTTAAAAAAACCCGAAAGGTgaacatattaatatatatgcACACACGTGTGCAATAACACTCGATAAATTGTGTGACATTTCTATCGTAAGCTTACCTACAAGACCATAATAAAGTCGACAAATAATTCGCgaagatataaaatatttatagtataaaaatattccaacGTGTGCTAATATAATatagatattaatatttattcgaaTTCCATTTCGCTGCGATATCTTTAAATTAATGCCCCATGCTATGAAGTAATTTCCACTTGACATTCGCGTGAATGGtatatcatatttttataatatttccgtaaattttttcacattgaaaatatgtaacaacgagaaaataaaaataattatatccaACACGTTATTAATTCTAATATGGAAAAAATAAGAACATATATATGTCTTAAATTAATAACGACAGTGAtagaaaatatatgaaaaaaataataaaataaaatacctagaaaataaaaataactatactttctaaattattaattatgctAATACAATTAGTAGCAAAAATTCAGAAGAACGAGAAAATAATAGCATCCATGTTCTCTAAACTATTAATTATATCGATCAGGCATTATATATCAAAATTTATGGTATCAAACAAAACTAATTCATGATATAACTGTACCTATGAATACTAATCGATGCTCGAGCAATGAATTCATTCAGCTGCCTACGGGAGTACGCGTTGAACTTGACTCCATCACTAAGAACGAACGATGAATCAA is a window encoding:
- the LOC143220891 gene encoding uncharacterized protein LOC143220891; translated protein: MYPGRSAWTRGVLALGVGALFLLGWRIDTAGDALSASTPIDSDRNYFSVAVASSRSSSRHDDHGKKEERPSDGQGIERQDRQASRRDYSAGGQETRTPSDVHWNAKPDGEHGASYSEEISLPSRPLSWNAGSGNYFEGSSLPTDAGDEDRSVTGFLESKDFNDDNHDTSKNRFVHAPLSSVRNSENEIGGSFSTDKSLPTVRDWRNNEEDSEEESVNHLFASRSEKEDKSKVDNRVSTYHSMENPLPSWGPVGNDAAETEINRASTSDLRKSSFMSRDLGKKDDEANGGSKGYSIESRSFSLLNTERNNDESKSYATGRSLPSWDPGEKDRTPDEPDGGSTDYSSGNSVPLLTGRRNDYPDNENNIASLRYSTGEFLLPISRGENVEGNHGLKNPKALVENGNDRGRSSGTSGSSFSSRTIREADNTASSRGDRKSVDYWGEKSPPSLNREKSDRSRDYRRTGSLKENSRRPSGRGKIDLAGNNRESRPSSITKKNESYRRENPRRRRSPEKIELIENNHGSMKGPITKRSDLASFDDPNRRADDDEANYTVFRSEQAAGAGEQDESRFSKDDEETRDALNGRAAGERSDVKENLSRRVNGQSMNEVGKSLGRSRYSDAAGSLSLTLRHGLGENDDETQRLAKMESVYPDRGKSNRETSKSAIRRRLLAYNLSSASTSVPRSRASSDINNGDPRHRNHRSISINAGIERKPNVGFLDEILGDFHNSDRPANQEGYKRGEESIHGSVDPPAATRVLAGMQRDPVLFSPRDHDSARSSAKTSQPFRSRKGRAAERDRGNILGRGATEARSPRRSPQASDPYVDFRGIHKTLVQRTFDGYQLTDRENTLDPREDSYYLDQEITKVTDKPDPTFEESDGDRGFEGEMFHVNVRRLKDKERVVSDEKVSGRLNAGKFGSKMGLRSEEPRDVSSSFGGSKTVSFGSLDAMLGSKEIEERESSKIGEFEVKAEDKSLSSLFFGNADYNREKRLRVRRKRYTNYYSPQSVTPMAYVHIQPAYPVPAAPAPNRKCVQCMVVYKPCASPPRPPIRPALPTHKYQELASKWHGLKYVLEGKDLWCLSIAGVQFVMSSLKETMVFERNTERYRISFFTCSEDYATTLSHIRQTNHPSSRTKPQENPRDRTAEVSVVPPQLSEP